One window of the Arthrobacter sp. D5-1 genome contains the following:
- a CDS encoding DUF4082 domain-containing protein, which yields MPGTSANRPQRVLKGFLVPLVIATVAALLPLTAPAAVAAGPCDPVVNAVVCENSKTGSPASEWDIDGAGDDTIQGFSTEISVNAGQPIRFKVDTNAPNYTIAIYRTGWYAGNGARKVADVTPSVLRQNQPACRTDVTTGIYDCGTWAVSATWQVPSTAVSGVYIALLRRPDTGGMSHITFVVRNDGNRSAVVFQTADQTWQAYNSYGGADFYQGVNGRAYKVSYNRPVATRGGPDGRDFYFANEYPMVRFLEQNGYDVSYISGLDADRNGGELLNHKVFLSVGHDEYWSGSQRANVTAARDAGVNLQFLSGNEMYWRTRFEPSIVDGAANRTLTCYKETWANEKIDPTAQWTGTWRDPRFAAQANGGGLPENGLTGTLYMSNFSDLPVTVSAEEGKTRLWRNTPLAALPAGSSAALAPHTVGYESNEDLDNGFRPAGLIRLSTTVGNVPQYLQDFGNTVAPGTTTHNLTLYRAASGALVFSAGSVQWTWGLDQMHDGNGAPADARMRQAQVNILADMGAQPATRAAGLVAAVASTDTTKPTAAISAPANGATVTHGSSVTVTGTATDVGGVVAGVEVSTDGGTTWHPATGKQSWTYTYIQKGLATATIQARAIDDSANIGAAATRNLTLSGPYSVFGQTVPVVKDSGDGGAYEMGLRFTPSVDGFITGVRFYKSTANTGTHTGSLWSATGERLATATFTNETASGWQTALFSQAVPVAAGQKYTASYWAPNGHYATKDHQWASFGSTDAPLKVAGGFGAEPAGVYSTSPGFPTTSFNGGNYFADALFSTVDSSPMTVTGHSPIPSSSSVSVNTKVSAVFSKPVTAASVQLTLQSPSGPVAGTTAYDAATRRATFTPSNALAFSTQFTATLSGTDSIGGPVTAGGTWSFTTAATLPVPGSCPCSLFDDSVTPGIAELREGVPLTLGVRFSSVSAGEVLGMRFYKSAGNTGTHNGALYTAAGQQLATVAFTNESSSGWQTAMFSQPVQMAANTEYIVSYKSLTGTYSATTNGFGSGLSVGPLRAASDAGAYTYSGDFAASRSTTSYLVDVVVTVPNPPFTVGSHSPLPNASSVPLNTAVSAVLSEAAVASSVSMAVKVTGGAAVAGATTYDSATRKVTFTPTAALTAGTSYTATVTATSVSGQPMSAGGTWTFTTVPPPRTPGVCPCTLYQDTVTPTTPNADDGVALSLGVRFASDTAGQITGVRFYKAAGNTGTHTGSLFTATGQLLATVTFTNESSTGWQTATFSQPVTIDADTEYVAAYKTPTGKYSYTAGGFGAGLTSGPLRTANDSGAFSYNGDFPGASSTASYLVDVVFATPAQPLTVTEQVPAPGATGIPTDVRPSITFSSAINPGTSFTLTANGTPVAGAAALSADSRTVTFTPTAALPNSTVISASVSNVVSQQGQSFPTTNWQFTTAAPTVQVSTIFGSLTPQIVSASDFMPVELGTAFSVSQAGNVTGIRFYKGAGNTGTHVGSLWNSAGTRLAQVTFTNETATGWQTATLSAPVALVTGQTYVVSYRAPNGRYSYTSGFFNQTYTSGVFTASGPNNGRYRYGSGGVMPANSWNATNYFVDVVYSFTTPAQQQAAPAPSPTATQTASPTPSPTATATATASPGPSPSPTPSPTQSGGLLCGLLGTC from the coding sequence CCTGTAGTGAACGCCGTGGTGTGCGAGAACTCCAAGACGGGAAGTCCCGCCTCCGAGTGGGATATTGATGGTGCCGGCGACGATACAATCCAGGGATTTTCCACGGAAATTAGTGTCAACGCCGGCCAACCCATCCGCTTCAAGGTGGACACTAACGCGCCCAACTACACCATCGCGATTTACCGGACAGGCTGGTATGCGGGCAATGGAGCCCGAAAGGTCGCCGATGTCACGCCGTCAGTCCTCAGGCAAAACCAGCCAGCTTGCCGGACTGATGTCACCACCGGAATTTACGACTGCGGCACTTGGGCGGTATCTGCAACGTGGCAGGTGCCCTCCACGGCCGTATCGGGTGTCTACATTGCGCTCCTCCGTCGTCCCGATACGGGCGGCATGAGCCACATCACGTTCGTCGTCCGCAACGATGGCAACCGTTCTGCCGTGGTCTTCCAGACCGCGGACCAGACCTGGCAGGCGTATAACTCCTACGGCGGGGCTGACTTTTATCAGGGGGTGAACGGCCGCGCCTATAAGGTCAGCTACAACCGTCCCGTGGCAACCAGGGGAGGTCCGGATGGCCGGGACTTCTATTTCGCCAACGAATACCCCATGGTGCGTTTCCTGGAACAGAACGGCTACGACGTCAGCTACATCAGCGGCCTCGATGCTGACCGCAACGGCGGAGAATTGCTGAACCATAAGGTATTCCTGTCAGTAGGACACGACGAATACTGGTCAGGTTCCCAACGGGCCAACGTCACGGCGGCGCGGGATGCAGGGGTGAATCTCCAATTCCTTTCGGGCAACGAAATGTATTGGAGGACACGGTTTGAGCCATCGATCGTTGACGGTGCCGCCAACCGGACGCTGACCTGTTACAAGGAAACATGGGCAAATGAAAAGATTGATCCCACTGCCCAATGGACGGGCACGTGGCGTGATCCCCGCTTCGCGGCCCAAGCCAACGGCGGCGGCCTGCCCGAGAATGGCCTGACAGGCACGCTGTATATGTCCAACTTCTCAGACCTGCCCGTGACGGTGTCCGCGGAAGAAGGTAAGACCCGGCTGTGGCGCAATACGCCTTTGGCGGCGCTTCCCGCCGGTTCATCCGCAGCGCTGGCTCCCCATACTGTGGGATACGAATCAAACGAAGACCTGGACAATGGATTCCGTCCAGCAGGTTTGATCCGGTTGTCCACCACAGTGGGCAACGTTCCACAATATCTTCAGGACTTTGGAAACACCGTGGCTCCAGGGACTACCACGCATAATCTCACCCTGTATCGGGCAGCCAGTGGCGCGTTGGTCTTCTCAGCGGGCAGCGTCCAGTGGACCTGGGGCTTGGACCAGATGCACGACGGCAATGGTGCTCCCGCCGATGCCCGCATGCGGCAGGCGCAGGTCAACATCCTCGCCGACATGGGTGCGCAACCCGCCACTCGCGCGGCAGGACTGGTCGCCGCGGTCGCCAGCACCGATACCACCAAGCCCACCGCCGCCATCTCCGCACCAGCCAACGGAGCTACCGTGACGCACGGCAGCTCCGTCACCGTTACGGGCACTGCCACGGATGTGGGTGGCGTTGTGGCTGGCGTCGAAGTGTCCACCGACGGTGGAACCACCTGGCACCCCGCCACGGGAAAGCAGAGCTGGACCTATACGTACATCCAGAAGGGCCTCGCTACGGCCACCATCCAGGCGCGGGCCATCGACGACAGCGCCAACATCGGTGCCGCCGCCACCAGGAACCTGACCCTCAGCGGACCGTACAGCGTATTCGGCCAAACAGTTCCTGTGGTCAAAGACTCAGGTGACGGTGGAGCCTACGAAATGGGTCTGCGGTTCACACCATCGGTGGACGGCTTTATCACCGGCGTCCGCTTCTACAAGAGCACCGCCAACACCGGCACGCATACCGGCTCATTGTGGAGCGCAACCGGCGAGCGCTTGGCGACAGCCACGTTCACCAATGAAACGGCGTCTGGCTGGCAAACAGCCCTGTTCAGCCAGGCCGTGCCTGTTGCGGCCGGCCAGAAATATACGGCGTCCTATTGGGCACCCAACGGCCACTACGCCACCAAAGACCATCAATGGGCGAGTTTCGGTTCCACCGACGCGCCGTTGAAGGTTGCTGGTGGTTTCGGGGCTGAACCGGCGGGCGTCTACAGCACCTCGCCGGGATTCCCCACCACCAGCTTCAACGGTGGCAACTACTTCGCGGACGCGCTCTTCAGCACGGTAGACAGCTCCCCCATGACCGTCACGGGCCACTCGCCCATTCCGTCGTCGTCGAGCGTGTCCGTGAACACCAAAGTTAGTGCTGTCTTCTCCAAGCCCGTCACGGCGGCCAGCGTCCAGCTGACGCTGCAGTCGCCGTCGGGACCTGTGGCCGGCACTACGGCATACGACGCCGCGACGCGGCGGGCGACATTCACGCCGTCGAACGCCCTGGCGTTCAGCACCCAATTCACAGCGACGTTGTCAGGCACCGATTCGATCGGCGGCCCAGTCACTGCCGGAGGGACGTGGTCCTTCACCACTGCAGCGACGTTGCCTGTTCCGGGTTCTTGCCCGTGCAGCCTCTTCGATGATTCCGTCACACCCGGGATCGCCGAACTCCGTGAAGGCGTGCCGTTGACCCTCGGTGTGAGATTCTCCAGCGTATCGGCTGGTGAAGTGCTGGGTATGCGCTTTTACAAGTCCGCTGGGAACACGGGCACCCACAACGGAGCCTTGTACACCGCGGCAGGCCAGCAGTTGGCCACGGTGGCATTTACCAACGAAAGTTCCTCCGGATGGCAGACTGCGATGTTCAGCCAGCCTGTCCAGATGGCTGCCAACACGGAGTACATCGTGTCCTATAAATCGTTGACGGGTACCTACTCGGCCACCACCAACGGCTTCGGGTCAGGGCTCAGTGTTGGTCCGTTGCGGGCGGCATCGGATGCCGGGGCGTACACCTACAGCGGCGACTTTGCCGCCTCACGATCGACCACCAGCTACTTGGTGGACGTCGTGGTGACGGTACCGAATCCGCCATTCACGGTCGGCTCACACTCGCCGCTGCCAAACGCTTCAAGTGTTCCACTGAACACCGCAGTCAGTGCCGTGCTGTCCGAGGCCGCGGTGGCGTCCAGCGTCAGCATGGCAGTCAAGGTGACGGGTGGCGCCGCAGTTGCCGGCGCGACGACCTACGACTCAGCTACCCGAAAAGTCACGTTCACCCCCACCGCTGCCCTGACCGCAGGGACCTCCTACACGGCGACGGTAACGGCAACTTCAGTCTCCGGACAACCTATGTCCGCCGGCGGAACCTGGACGTTCACGACTGTTCCCCCACCGCGTACCCCGGGTGTTTGCCCCTGCACGCTCTACCAGGACACCGTGACGCCCACAACGCCCAACGCCGATGACGGTGTCGCGCTGTCGCTCGGTGTCCGGTTCGCCAGCGATACGGCGGGCCAGATCACCGGGGTGCGCTTCTACAAGGCGGCCGGCAACACGGGAACCCACACCGGTTCGCTTTTCACTGCAACGGGACAACTCCTCGCAACTGTGACTTTCACCAACGAGTCAAGCACTGGCTGGCAAACCGCAACGTTCAGCCAACCTGTCACCATCGACGCCGACACTGAGTACGTCGCGGCTTACAAGACTCCCACCGGCAAGTACTCCTACACTGCCGGCGGATTTGGTGCAGGTTTGACGAGCGGACCACTGCGCACTGCTAATGACTCAGGTGCCTTCAGCTACAACGGCGACTTTCCCGGAGCATCGTCCACGGCCAGCTATCTGGTGGACGTAGTGTTCGCTACGCCCGCCCAGCCACTGACGGTAACCGAACAGGTCCCTGCCCCTGGCGCCACGGGCATTCCGACGGACGTTAGGCCATCCATCACCTTCTCGTCCGCCATCAACCCAGGAACATCGTTCACCCTGACGGCGAACGGCACTCCTGTAGCCGGTGCAGCTGCCCTCTCTGCGGACAGCCGGACCGTCACGTTCACCCCCACCGCGGCGCTGCCCAACAGCACCGTGATCTCGGCCAGCGTCAGTAATGTCGTCTCCCAACAGGGGCAGTCGTTCCCGACTACCAACTGGCAATTCACCACTGCGGCGCCCACCGTCCAGGTGTCCACGATCTTTGGATCGCTGACGCCCCAGATAGTTTCCGCGTCCGACTTCATGCCTGTGGAACTCGGTACTGCTTTCAGTGTTTCGCAGGCAGGGAACGTGACAGGCATACGTTTCTACAAGGGGGCCGGCAACACCGGAACCCACGTGGGTTCGTTGTGGAACTCGGCAGGTACGCGCCTGGCGCAGGTGACCTTCACCAATGAGACCGCCACGGGCTGGCAAACTGCCACCCTCTCCGCACCAGTCGCGTTGGTGACAGGCCAAACCTACGTAGTGTCCTACAGGGCACCCAATGGCCGCTACTCCTACACCTCAGGGTTCTTCAACCAGACTTACACCAGCGGGGTGTTCACCGCCAGTGGCCCGAACAACGGCCGCTACCGGTATGGATCCGGTGGCGTCATGCCGGCCAACTCCTGGAACGCGACCAACTACTTTGTCGATGTGGTGTACTCCTTCACCACCCCGGCGCAGCAGCAGGCTGCACCCGCTCCGTCGCCCACAGCTACTCAGACGGCCTCGCCCACACCGTCACCCACGGCAACGGCGACGGCTACTGCTTCCCCGGGCCCCTCGCCCAGTCCGACTCCCAGTCCAACCCAGTCGGGTGGGTTGCTCTGCGGGCTGCTGGGTACATGCTGA
- a CDS encoding ABC transporter permease: MIRSLILTKFHFLSMWNWRSVYIGRFIEPIAYLALLGGGLGGAMDLGEGNYSNFVLSGVICLVAFRAATAAVSDVANDRKWGVFAIFMMQGGRTSGYLFSLVTCAVLIFSAQVLLLVLVAWLIFGGGVFTALDMGAYLLIGALVVGGWVGFGAATGARIQSYSKRDLIVTLTTLPVVLAAPLFYPLDSAPAYIKLISALNPLTYQVGWLRMEDSQGWGVAVLAALVWCVVGLTLAHVLLRSAEKVSQER; encoded by the coding sequence GTGATTCGGTCCCTGATTCTTACCAAGTTCCATTTTCTCTCAATGTGGAACTGGCGTTCGGTGTATATAGGACGCTTTATTGAACCCATCGCCTATCTCGCTCTTCTGGGCGGAGGGCTTGGGGGAGCGATGGATTTGGGTGAGGGCAACTACTCGAACTTTGTCCTGTCCGGAGTCATCTGCTTGGTCGCCTTCCGGGCAGCCACCGCCGCAGTCAGCGATGTGGCCAATGACAGGAAATGGGGTGTCTTTGCTATTTTCATGATGCAAGGTGGTCGCACCTCTGGATACCTGTTCAGCTTGGTCACATGCGCTGTCTTGATATTCTCTGCCCAGGTCCTGCTCCTGGTTCTCGTGGCATGGCTGATCTTCGGAGGTGGAGTTTTCACCGCTTTGGATATGGGCGCCTACTTGCTCATCGGCGCTTTGGTCGTAGGCGGCTGGGTGGGATTCGGTGCGGCGACCGGAGCGAGAATCCAGTCCTACTCCAAGCGAGATCTGATAGTCACTCTGACCACACTTCCGGTGGTTCTGGCTGCGCCGCTCTTTTATCCTCTGGATTCCGCGCCCGCGTACATCAAACTTATCTCCGCGCTCAACCCTCTTACCTATCAAGTTGGCTGGCTAAGAATGGAGGACAGTCAAGGCTGGGGGGTCGCAGTATTGGCCGCTCTTGTGTGGTGTGTCGTTGGCCTTACACTCGCACACGTCCTCCTTCGTTCTGCCGAAAAAGTCTCCCAAGAAAGGTGA
- a CDS encoding ABC transporter ATP-binding protein: MTKHYKGKERPAVDGVSLEIESGEVIAVVGHNGAGKSSLFDMLGGLTRPDKGSVELCVDVDEIGWCPQREIIDWSLTVRQNIALGLELRQKSFLRRGRQDLMELSEAMGLTPYLDQTAETLSGGELRRTQIARAMAGDPPLMILDEPTTGLDPSGISEVFAYLERRRRDGAAAIISTHETSRFSSRCTRVIAMENGSLISDLPVGEFMSVVPQSEDLWDAYLSRVGQS; the protein is encoded by the coding sequence TTGACTAAACATTACAAAGGTAAAGAGCGCCCTGCTGTTGACGGAGTCTCATTGGAAATTGAGTCAGGTGAAGTGATTGCCGTTGTGGGTCACAATGGCGCGGGAAAGTCTTCACTTTTTGACATGCTCGGTGGGCTAACGAGGCCCGATAAGGGGAGTGTCGAACTTTGTGTTGATGTTGATGAAATAGGGTGGTGCCCCCAGAGGGAAATCATCGATTGGTCCCTGACCGTACGGCAGAACATCGCCCTTGGACTGGAACTTCGCCAAAAGAGCTTCTTGCGGAGGGGGCGCCAGGACCTTATGGAACTCAGTGAGGCCATGGGGCTGACCCCGTATCTTGATCAAACTGCCGAGACCTTGTCGGGAGGGGAACTTCGTCGAACCCAGATCGCTCGAGCCATGGCCGGAGATCCTCCCCTGATGATCCTTGATGAACCTACAACAGGTCTCGATCCCTCAGGAATTTCTGAAGTGTTTGCTTACTTGGAGCGGCGCCGCCGCGATGGTGCCGCCGCCATTATCAGCACGCATGAGACATCACGTTTTTCCAGCCGATGTACAAGGGTCATCGCAATGGAAAATGGCAGCCTGATCTCGGATCTTCCTGTGGGGGAATTCATGAGTGTTGTCCCCCAGTCCGAGGACCTTTGGGACGCCTACCTCTCACGGGTGGGTCAGTCGTGA
- a CDS encoding SAM-dependent methyltransferase, with product MRNLREDLRVPDAKADLYLVGLGIGGFNRRTIETDEALRSCATILHLTAFDKEIREQYTSNIINLQSTYEATDHAVTAYELMEEFVFDHVERNHFLGSVAFMTYGHPLFLVNSGWNLLERCSSLGFRAKALPATSFVDQVLIDLGKRFDAGVQLYEAATFMQHEVAVDPRFPLLLSQVGDFGTDSLRINGNRVARLMPLLEYVKASYPADRMCTLIMSPWRSDMGPEMAVVSVGDIETLVSSIHTGCSVYVDGIYD from the coding sequence TTGCGAAACTTGCGAGAAGATCTCCGTGTCCCTGATGCCAAGGCCGACCTTTACCTCGTCGGTCTTGGCATCGGCGGATTCAATCGGAGAACTATAGAAACTGATGAGGCTTTGCGCAGCTGCGCAACTATCCTTCACTTGACCGCATTTGATAAAGAAATCCGCGAACAATATACATCAAATATTATCAATCTACAGTCGACTTATGAAGCAACTGATCATGCAGTCACGGCCTACGAGCTCATGGAGGAATTTGTTTTTGACCATGTAGAACGCAACCATTTCCTTGGGTCGGTTGCTTTCATGACATACGGTCATCCGCTCTTCCTGGTCAATAGTGGCTGGAACCTTCTCGAGAGATGCTCCAGTCTGGGGTTCCGAGCAAAGGCACTGCCAGCGACGTCATTTGTGGATCAGGTACTTATCGATCTTGGTAAGCGGTTTGATGCTGGAGTGCAACTGTACGAAGCGGCTACTTTCATGCAGCATGAGGTCGCTGTTGATCCCAGATTCCCTTTATTGCTCTCACAGGTCGGGGACTTTGGTACGGATAGTCTGAGGATTAATGGGAACCGAGTGGCCCGCTTGATGCCGTTGCTTGAATATGTGAAAGCTTCCTATCCGGCAGATCGTATGTGCACGCTGATTATGTCCCCATGGCGTTCCGATATGGGCCCAGAGATGGCAGTTGTCTCCGTTGGAGATATTGAGACCCTTGTTTCGTCCATCCATACGGGTTGCAGTGTGTATGTGGACGGCATTTATGACTAG
- a CDS encoding MFS transporter gives MPFRLSPVILWLGMVSMVTDVSSESVTAILPLYVTGFLGLSTIAFGFIDGINQGASAIVRIAAGWAADRSGHPKRIALAGYGLSMLARIGFLFAGGFWAIAAIVTGDRIGKGIRTAPRDALISVSAQPEHLARSFGVHRMLDNIGAAAGPLIAFLVLLMIPNGFSTVFVVSLAFAVIGVAVLALVVPDIRAHGLKSTEGREDRRLFAFSWSHLKEPGLGKLLIAAGLLGVVTIGDGFIYLVLQARDSFAVQWFPLLFVGTNVVFLALAIPLGRLADRVGKIPVFVGGHIALLATYLLAAAPFGGLWGTVGCLVLLGAFYAATDGVLAALASQLTPAGKLATGIASAQTVVALSRMTASAGFGVLWYAVGASTAMVVASGLLACAVVAVTVILRSARPAAQQDAGSGA, from the coding sequence GTGCCGTTCCGTTTGTCCCCGGTCATCCTCTGGTTGGGCATGGTGAGCATGGTGACGGACGTTTCTTCCGAGTCGGTCACGGCAATCCTTCCCTTGTACGTGACGGGGTTTTTAGGGCTGTCCACTATCGCGTTTGGCTTCATCGACGGCATCAACCAAGGCGCCAGTGCCATCGTCAGGATTGCGGCCGGGTGGGCAGCCGACCGCAGCGGGCACCCCAAACGGATAGCGCTGGCCGGTTATGGCCTTTCCATGCTTGCCAGAATCGGTTTCCTCTTTGCCGGTGGTTTCTGGGCGATTGCGGCCATTGTGACCGGCGACAGAATCGGCAAGGGAATTCGCACTGCGCCAAGGGACGCACTGATCTCGGTCTCCGCCCAGCCAGAACATTTGGCGCGGTCCTTTGGCGTTCACAGAATGCTGGACAATATAGGGGCTGCGGCCGGGCCGTTGATCGCTTTCCTTGTCCTGTTGATGATTCCCAACGGATTCAGCACCGTCTTTGTGGTGTCTCTTGCCTTCGCGGTGATCGGAGTCGCCGTCCTGGCACTGGTGGTGCCGGATATCCGCGCCCACGGCCTGAAGAGCACTGAGGGACGGGAGGACCGGCGTCTCTTTGCCTTTTCGTGGAGCCATTTGAAGGAACCGGGGCTGGGCAAGCTGCTGATCGCCGCAGGCCTTCTGGGTGTGGTGACCATCGGAGATGGCTTCATCTACCTGGTTCTGCAGGCCAGGGACTCGTTCGCCGTCCAGTGGTTCCCGTTGTTGTTCGTCGGGACCAATGTGGTGTTCCTTGCCCTCGCAATTCCGCTGGGGCGGCTGGCTGACAGGGTGGGCAAAATTCCGGTTTTTGTGGGCGGGCATATCGCCTTGCTGGCAACATACCTTCTCGCTGCGGCGCCTTTCGGTGGATTGTGGGGCACGGTGGGGTGCCTGGTCCTCCTGGGAGCGTTTTACGCCGCAACCGATGGCGTCCTGGCCGCCTTGGCCAGCCAACTCACGCCGGCGGGGAAGCTTGCTACAGGAATTGCTTCAGCCCAAACGGTGGTGGCGTTGAGCCGGATGACCGCCTCCGCGGGCTTTGGCGTGCTCTGGTATGCCGTGGGAGCGTCGACGGCGATGGTGGTGGCCAGCGGACTCCTGGCCTGTGCAGTGGTGGCTGTCACCGTGATCCTGCGAAGTGCCAGGCCAGCCGCACAACAGGACGCGGGCAGCGGGGCATGA